A stretch of DNA from Methylomicrobium lacus LW14:
GATTCATGTCAGCATGCTGATTCCGCTGCTGTTGATGGCGCTCGCTTTCAAATTCTATTACTTGATCGCGATGCTGCAACGCGCGCGCGTCGAAGTCTTGCTGCGCGAGCGTTCGGCGCAATGGGTTCGCAACAAATTTTTCGGGGCTGCGTCATGAGTTTGCAGGAATTTTTCGCGATGGGCGGCTACGGCTTTTATGTCTGGACCGCCTACGGTATTACCCTGGCGGTGCTCGCCGCCAACATCATGATTCCGGTCATGCAGCGCAAACAATGGCTGCGCCGGCAACTCTTAAAAAGTAAACGGAAGGAAGGATGAAACCCGCTAGAAAACAGCGATTGCTGCTGATCGGCCTGATGGTGGTCGGCATCGGCGCGGCGACATTTTTCGCGCTGAAATCATTTAACGACAACCTGATGTATTTTTTCTCGACGACCGATGTCGTGGCCGGCAAGGCGCCGAAGGACGCGTTGTTCCGCCTGGGCGGCATGGTGGTCAAAGGCTCGGTGTCGCGTCCCGGCGACGGCATGACCGTGCGCTTCACCTTGACCGATTTCAGCAAGGAAGTGGTCGTCGAATACACCGGCATCCTGCCTGACCTGTTCCGGGAAGGCCAGGGCATCGTCGCGCACGGTAAATTGAACGACCAGGGCGTCTTCATCGCCGAGGAAGTGCTGGCCAAGCATGATGAGAACTACATGCCGCCGGAAGTGAAGGCGAGCCTGAAAAATCAGGGTGCGCCTGCCGAAGGCAAATAGGTTTAATTAGAAAAATGCCCGTTAAAACGTGCATTTTTACCGATTGACGACGGGCAGACTGACTTATGAATAATCCCAAAATGACCTATTTCCCCGATGAGGATGTGATCCATTTGGCGATGACCGACGAAGAGGAGGCGGGGAGCATGGAGTTGAGCCCTCACATTACCGCCGAATTGAATGCCGAGGGTGAGTTGATCGGTGTCGAAATCCTCAAAGCCAGCGTTTTTTTAAGAGACTTTATCCTTGAAAGCACGCAAGCCAAGCTGATGCAATCCCGTAAGCGGGCCAGTTAAATAATCCACATGGACAGCAACAAAAAAGGTCAACCCCAATGATACCCGAAATAGGACACCTCGCGCTGATCATGGCCCTGTGCATGGCTGTCGTCTTGGCCATCTTGCCGATCGCAGGCTCCGCGCGCGCGATTGCCGGTTGGATCGGCGTCGCCCGGCCCGCCGCTTATGCCCAGCTCTTGTTCATGGCGATCTCGTTCGGTTGCCTGACGACGAGCTTTTTGACGCACGATTTTTCGGTCGCCTATGTCGCGACCAACTCGAATACCGCGCTGCCGACGCTGTACCTGATTTCGGGCGTCTGGGGTGCGCATGAAGGCTCGCTCTTGCTCTGGGCACTGGTGCTGTCGTGTTGGACCGGCTTGGTCGCGCGCTTCAGCAAGAGCATTCCGGAGGCGACCGTCGCGCGGGTGCTCGGCGTGATGGGGCTGGTGGCGATCGGCTTTTTACTGTTTCTGTTGTTGACCTCGAACCCGTTCGAGCGGCTGTTTCCGGCGCCTGCCGAAGGCCGCGACTTGAACCCGCTGCTGCAAGACCCCGGTCTCGCGATCCATCCGCCGATGCTGTACATGGGCTATGTCGGCTTCTCGGTCGCCTTCGCGTTCGCGATCGCAGCGCTGCTCGAAGGCCGGCTCGATGCGGCCTGGGCGCGCTGGTCCAGGCCCTGGACCAATATCGCCTGGATGTTCCTGACCATCGGCATTGCGCTCGGCAGTTGGTGGGCCTATTATGAACTGGGCTGGGGCGGCTGGTGGTTTTGGGACCCGGTCGAAAACGCCTCGTTCATGCCCTGGCTGGTCGGCACCGCGTTGATCCATTCCTTGGCCGCGACCGAAAAACGCGGCGTGTTCAAGACCTGGACCGTCCTTTTGGCCATCTTCGCCTTTTCGCTGAGTCTGCTCGGCACCTTCCTGGTCCGCTCGGGCGTCCTGACCTCGGTGCATGCGTTCGCGAGCGATCCGGCGCGCGGTCTGTTCATCCTGGTGTTCCTCGGGGTCGTGGTCGGCGGCTCGTTACTGCTGTATGCGGTCAGGGCGCCGACCGTCAAAAGTAGCGCGACTTTCGACTGGGTGTCGCGCGAATCGGTGATTCTGGTGAACAACATCCTGCTGGTCGTGACCGCGGCCAGCATCCTTCTCGGCACCCTCTATCCCTTGGTGATCGATGCGTTGGGACTCGGCAAGATTTCGGTCGGTCCTCCGTATTTCAACGCGGTGTTCATTCCATTGACCGCGCCGCTCGCGGTCGCGGTCGGCCTCGGCATGCTCTTGCGCTGGAAACGCGACCTGTTTGGCGCGCTGGCGCTGCGGGTGCGCTGGATCGCGCTGGCCTGTATCGTGCTGGGCTTGCTGTTGCCGCTGTTGATGCCGTTTTATTCCTGGGCGGCGGTGTTCGGCTTGAGCCTTGCGTTCTGGACCTTGGCCAGCACCGGGCTGTCTTTTTACGACCGCATGGGCGCGAAGGGCTTCTCCTGGCAGCGGCTCGCGGGCATTCCTTCCGGTTTCTACGGCATGACGCTCGCGCACGCGGGCATCGCGGTATTTGCGGTCGGCATCACGCTGACCTCGGCTTATAGCATCGAGAAAGACGTGCGTATGGCGCCGGGCGAGGCATTGGACATGTCCGGCTACAGCTTCCGCTTCCACGGCGTCAAGCAAACGCAGGGTCCCAATTATGTCGCCGAACAGGCGTTCGTGACGGTCGATCATGATGGCAAAAGAGTCGCCGAGATGCAGCCGCAAAAACGCGTCTATCAGGTGCAGAAAATGCCGATGACCGAGGCCGCGATCGATGCCGGCCTGTTCCGTGACCTGTTCGTCGCGATCGGCGAGCCTCTGGGCAATCAGGGCGCCTGGAGTCTCAGGATTTATTATAAATCGTTCATCCGCTGGATCTGGCTGGGCGCGATGTTGATGGCGGCCGGGGGCCTCTTGGCCGCGCTCGATCGGCGCTACCGGATCAACGCGAAAAACAAGGAAGACGCCAATGCTTAAATACCTGATCCCTCTGATTATCTTCATCGTGATGGGCGTGTTCCTCGCGATCGGCTTGAAACTGAACCCGACCGAGATCCCGTCCCCGTTCATCGGCAAGCCGGCCCCGGCGTTCAGCGCGGCGAAGCTCGATAATCCCGAACAAAAACTGTCGCCCGAGGATTTGAAAGGCAAGGTCTGGCTGTTCAATGTCTGGGCGTCCTGGTGCGTGTCGTGCCGCGCCGAGCATCCGGTGCTGAATCAATTGGCGCAGCAGCACGCGGCGCTGATCATCGGACTGAATTACAAGGACGCGCGGGACGATGCCTTGAACTGGCTCAATCAGCTCGGCAATCCTTACGACATGAGCGTGAGCGATCAGGAAGGGCGGATCGGCATCGACTGGGGCGTCTATGGCGTGCCGGAGACCTTCGTGGTCGACAAGAAAGGCGTCATCCGCCATAAACATACCGGTCCCGTGACGCCTGAAACCGTGCAGCAAACCCTGCTGCCTCTGATCGCAAAACTGCAAGCCGAATGAAACCGATTACTCTGATTTTTCTTTTGTTGCTGGCTGGCGTGAGCAGCGCCGG
This window harbors:
- the ccmD gene encoding heme exporter protein CcmD, producing MSLQEFFAMGGYGFYVWTAYGITLAVLAANIMIPVMQRKQWLRRQLLKSKRKEG
- a CDS encoding DUF2283 domain-containing protein; amino-acid sequence: MNNPKMTYFPDEDVIHLAMTDEEEAGSMELSPHITAELNAEGELIGVEILKASVFLRDFILESTQAKLMQSRKRAS
- a CDS encoding heme lyase CcmF/NrfE family subunit yields the protein MIPEIGHLALIMALCMAVVLAILPIAGSARAIAGWIGVARPAAYAQLLFMAISFGCLTTSFLTHDFSVAYVATNSNTALPTLYLISGVWGAHEGSLLLWALVLSCWTGLVARFSKSIPEATVARVLGVMGLVAIGFLLFLLLTSNPFERLFPAPAEGRDLNPLLQDPGLAIHPPMLYMGYVGFSVAFAFAIAALLEGRLDAAWARWSRPWTNIAWMFLTIGIALGSWWAYYELGWGGWWFWDPVENASFMPWLVGTALIHSLAATEKRGVFKTWTVLLAIFAFSLSLLGTFLVRSGVLTSVHAFASDPARGLFILVFLGVVVGGSLLLYAVRAPTVKSSATFDWVSRESVILVNNILLVVTAASILLGTLYPLVIDALGLGKISVGPPYFNAVFIPLTAPLAVAVGLGMLLRWKRDLFGALALRVRWIALACIVLGLLLPLLMPFYSWAAVFGLSLAFWTLASTGLSFYDRMGAKGFSWQRLAGIPSGFYGMTLAHAGIAVFAVGITLTSAYSIEKDVRMAPGEALDMSGYSFRFHGVKQTQGPNYVAEQAFVTVDHDGKRVAEMQPQKRVYQVQKMPMTEAAIDAGLFRDLFVAIGEPLGNQGAWSLRIYYKSFIRWIWLGAMLMAAGGLLAALDRRYRINAKNKEDANA
- a CDS encoding DsbE family thiol:disulfide interchange protein; translated protein: MLKYLIPLIIFIVMGVFLAIGLKLNPTEIPSPFIGKPAPAFSAAKLDNPEQKLSPEDLKGKVWLFNVWASWCVSCRAEHPVLNQLAQQHAALIIGLNYKDARDDALNWLNQLGNPYDMSVSDQEGRIGIDWGVYGVPETFVVDKKGVIRHKHTGPVTPETVQQTLLPLIAKLQAE
- the ccmE gene encoding cytochrome c maturation protein CcmE, translating into MKPARKQRLLLIGLMVVGIGAATFFALKSFNDNLMYFFSTTDVVAGKAPKDALFRLGGMVVKGSVSRPGDGMTVRFTLTDFSKEVVVEYTGILPDLFREGQGIVAHGKLNDQGVFIAEEVLAKHDENYMPPEVKASLKNQGAPAEGK